The following proteins are encoded in a genomic region of Thermodesulfobacteriota bacterium:
- a CDS encoding 4-hydroxythreonine-4-phosphate dehydrogenase PdxA translates to AIERAKMEGLNVEGPFPPDTVFPKMRGGQYDLVVVMYHDQGHIPMKLIGFQYDDTTKTWGSISGVNITCGLPIIRVSVDHGTAFGKAGEGRANPESMIQAIKVAAKLASSRILDASNP, encoded by the coding sequence GCCATCGAAAGGGCCAAAATGGAAGGCCTAAACGTCGAAGGACCCTTCCCTCCCGACACGGTGTTCCCAAAAATGAGAGGGGGACAATATGACCTGGTGGTCGTCATGTACCACGACCAAGGCCATATCCCAATGAAGTTGATCGGCTTCCAATACGATGACACGACCAAAACTTGGGGATCCATCTCTGGGGTCAACATCACCTGTGGCCTACCCATCATCCGAGTCTCGGTGGACCACGGGACGGCCTTTGGCAAAGCGGGCGAAGGGCGCGCCAACCCCGAAAGCATGATCCAAGCCATCAAGGTTGCAGCAAAGTTAGCGTCCTCCCGAATCCTCGACGCTTCGAATCCCTGA
- a CDS encoding acetoacetate--CoA ligase: MKKVAKKISKKPTQKSAKKPLKKVSKPAAKKVSKKETKKVAKKPMKPSVPKKGAKTAKPAAKKPVKKVVKKPAKKPLKPPSKRVQPRPVSITLPSVKTSKRPLWVPSDEQVQNSNMARFIRYVNERHQKQFRSYPELYQWSIDSIPDFWATLWEFLEIKASKKWDQVVDDLSKFPGATWFPGARLNFAENLLRYRDDRLAFIFKGETQKYATLTYRELYHTVARLAKSLRELGIQPGDRVAGYMPNMIETAIGMLAATSIGAVWSSCATDIGPQAALDRLGQIEPKVLLSVDGYFYKGKAFNTLGNVAEVVKGIPSLQKVIIVSYMGERADLSAIPKAVHYEDFLSSEAEPELEFEQLPFDHPVFIMFSSGTTGKPKCMVQGAGGILINHLKELVLHSDLRREDKVFYITTCSWMMWNWLMSTLGVGATLVLYDGNPNYPDAYAMWRMVEQERITFFGLSASYINYLRGEGVQPGKHCDLSSLREISQTGSVLSAEGFEWVYREVKKDLHFNSISGGTDINGCFAIGSPIQPVYAGELQGPGLAMKVKAYDENGKPIWDQEGELVCEAPAPSMPLYFWNDPDGSKYRAAYFEHYPGVWRHGDYVVMHSDTGGITFYGRSDAVLKPSGVRIGTAEIYNVVEKIEGIADSLAIGQNWEGDQRIILFVKLAPNVELTEELKNTIRKALREQASPRHVPAIIMEMPEAPYTMNMKKVESAVTNIIHGRPVTNRDALMNPQVLDYFESIVPELQK; this comes from the coding sequence ATGAAGAAGGTGGCCAAAAAAATCTCTAAAAAACCGACCCAGAAATCGGCCAAGAAACCTTTGAAGAAGGTCTCGAAACCCGCTGCCAAGAAGGTGTCAAAGAAGGAGACGAAGAAGGTTGCAAAGAAACCGATGAAGCCCTCCGTCCCCAAAAAGGGGGCAAAGACCGCTAAGCCCGCAGCGAAGAAGCCGGTCAAGAAAGTTGTTAAAAAACCGGCCAAGAAGCCCCTTAAGCCCCCATCCAAACGGGTTCAACCCCGACCGGTTTCGATTACCTTGCCCTCGGTCAAGACGTCGAAGAGACCCCTTTGGGTCCCTTCGGACGAGCAGGTTCAGAATTCCAACATGGCCCGTTTCATTCGCTATGTCAACGAAAGGCATCAGAAACAGTTCCGTTCGTATCCGGAACTTTATCAGTGGTCGATCGATTCGATTCCCGATTTCTGGGCCACCCTGTGGGAATTCCTGGAGATCAAGGCGTCGAAGAAGTGGGACCAAGTGGTCGATGATTTGAGCAAGTTTCCAGGGGCCACCTGGTTTCCCGGCGCAAGGCTCAATTTTGCCGAAAACCTCCTCCGTTACCGAGATGACCGGCTCGCCTTCATCTTCAAAGGGGAGACGCAGAAATATGCGACCCTGACCTACCGAGAACTTTACCATACGGTGGCCCGGTTGGCCAAATCTCTCCGGGAGCTCGGCATCCAACCCGGGGATCGGGTCGCCGGGTATATGCCCAACATGATAGAGACCGCGATCGGGATGCTTGCGGCAACGAGCATCGGAGCGGTCTGGTCCTCCTGCGCCACCGACATCGGCCCCCAGGCGGCTTTGGACCGGCTCGGACAGATCGAGCCGAAGGTCCTCCTTTCGGTCGACGGCTATTTCTACAAGGGCAAGGCCTTCAACACCCTGGGAAACGTGGCCGAGGTCGTCAAAGGGATCCCTTCGCTTCAAAAAGTGATCATCGTCTCCTACATGGGTGAACGGGCGGATCTCAGCGCCATCCCCAAGGCGGTCCACTATGAAGACTTTCTCTCCTCCGAGGCCGAACCCGAACTGGAATTCGAACAGCTCCCCTTCGACCATCCCGTCTTCATCATGTTCTCCTCTGGCACGACCGGAAAGCCAAAGTGCATGGTCCAAGGGGCCGGTGGGATTTTGATCAACCATCTGAAGGAGCTGGTGCTCCACAGCGATCTCAGGCGGGAAGACAAGGTCTTTTACATCACCACCTGCAGCTGGATGATGTGGAACTGGCTGATGAGCACCCTCGGCGTGGGAGCCACCCTCGTCCTCTACGATGGCAACCCCAACTACCCGGATGCCTATGCCATGTGGAGGATGGTCGAGCAGGAGAGGATCACCTTCTTCGGCCTGAGCGCAAGCTACATCAACTATCTCAGAGGCGAAGGCGTTCAACCCGGGAAACATTGCGATCTCTCCTCCCTGAGGGAGATCTCTCAAACCGGCTCCGTCCTCTCCGCCGAGGGGTTCGAGTGGGTCTATCGGGAGGTGAAGAAGGATCTCCACTTTAACTCCATCTCCGGTGGCACGGATATCAACGGGTGTTTTGCCATCGGAAGCCCGATCCAGCCAGTCTATGCCGGAGAGCTTCAGGGGCCCGGGCTGGCCATGAAGGTCAAGGCCTACGACGAAAACGGAAAGCCCATCTGGGACCAGGAGGGCGAGCTGGTCTGCGAGGCCCCCGCGCCCTCGATGCCCCTCTACTTTTGGAACGACCCGGATGGTTCGAAATATAGGGCCGCTTACTTCGAACACTACCCCGGGGTCTGGCGTCATGGCGACTACGTGGTGATGCACAGCGACACGGGAGGGATCACCTTCTACGGCCGCTCCGATGCCGTGCTGAAACCATCGGGGGTTCGAATCGGCACCGCCGAGATCTACAACGTCGTCGAGAAGATCGAAGGGATTGCCGACAGCCTGGCCATCGGCCAGAACTGGGAGGGCGATCAGCGGATCATCCTCTTCGTCAAGCTCGCCCCGAACGTGGAGCTCACCGAGGAGCTGAAGAATACCATCCGGAAGGCGCTTCGGGAACAGGCCTCCCCCCGCCATGTCCCCGCTATCATCATGGAGATGCCGGAGGCGCCCTATACGATGAACATGAAGAAGGTGGAGAGCGCCGTGACCAACATCATCCACGGAAGGCCCGTCACCAACCGGGACGCCCTGATGAATCCGCAGGTGCTCGACTACTTCGAGAGCATCGTCCCCGAACTGCAGAAGTAA
- a CDS encoding CoA transferase: MGTKGGLSRGPLSGLKLLDLSRLLPGPYCSLLLADLGMDVLKVEDPDQGDYMRTMGPVRRKDSAYFTALNRNKKSMTLNLKTEQGREIFYRLIQTYDIVLEGFRPGVMDRLGVGYESLKKKNPKVILCSLSGYGQDGPYRDRSGHDINYIGLGGILELTGTKESGPVIPGVQIADIGAGGMMAAIAILSAALYREKTGEGQHLDIAMHDGVLSWLSIHAGRYLMDRLLPVRGEMHLSGRYACYQVYPTRDGRYMSLGALEPKFWQNFCEAVGKPELIPKQFVEGEEQTRIIHEIKDLFKTKTLKEWTDFFKEVDACCEPILTLEEVFEHPQVLYRRMLIEYDHPTEGKLQQVGNPIKSSLFPYEPPLPSPQRGEHTMEVLKEIGYSEKEIEHFKERGAI; this comes from the coding sequence ATGGGAACGAAAGGCGGTCTCTCGAGGGGCCCCCTAAGTGGTTTAAAACTCCTTGATCTTTCAAGACTTTTACCAGGTCCCTACTGTTCCCTCCTCTTGGCCGATCTCGGAATGGATGTCCTCAAGGTGGAGGATCCAGACCAAGGCGATTATATGCGGACGATGGGACCTGTCCGAAGGAAGGACAGCGCCTATTTTACAGCCCTCAACCGGAACAAAAAGAGCATGACCCTCAACCTCAAAACTGAACAAGGAAGGGAGATCTTCTACCGGTTGATCCAAACCTACGACATCGTCCTCGAAGGTTTCAGACCTGGCGTCATGGACCGCCTCGGGGTCGGATACGAGTCGCTTAAAAAGAAAAACCCAAAGGTGATCCTCTGCTCCCTGTCCGGTTACGGACAGGACGGTCCCTATCGAGACCGCTCAGGCCACGATATCAACTATATCGGTCTCGGAGGGATCCTCGAATTGACGGGCACGAAAGAGAGCGGTCCAGTCATCCCCGGGGTCCAGATCGCCGATATCGGGGCCGGAGGGATGATGGCGGCCATCGCCATCCTCTCGGCTGCCCTTTACCGAGAGAAGACCGGCGAAGGCCAGCACCTTGACATCGCCATGCACGATGGGGTCCTCTCATGGCTTTCCATCCATGCCGGAAGATATCTCATGGACCGCCTCCTCCCGGTCAGAGGCGAGATGCACCTCTCAGGCCGATATGCCTGCTATCAGGTCTATCCGACCCGAGATGGGAGGTATATGTCGTTAGGGGCCCTGGAGCCGAAGTTCTGGCAAAACTTCTGCGAGGCGGTCGGAAAGCCAGAACTCATCCCCAAACAATTCGTCGAGGGGGAAGAGCAGACCCGAATCATCCATGAGATCAAGGACCTCTTCAAGACCAAGACGCTCAAGGAATGGACCGATTTCTTCAAGGAGGTCGACGCCTGTTGCGAACCGATCCTGACCCTCGAGGAGGTCTTCGAGCATCCCCAGGTGCTCTACCGAAGGATGCTCATCGAATATGACCATCCTACCGAGGGTAAACTCCAGCAGGTGGGCAACCCCATCAAGTCCTCTCTCTTTCCTTATGAACCTCCTCTCCCCTCCCCCCAGCGAGGGGAACATACCATGGAGGTGTTGAAAGAGATAGGTTATTCTGAAAAGGAGATCGAACACTTTAAAGAGCGGGGGGCCATTTAA
- a CDS encoding ferredoxin family protein, protein MGKIEIDKERCKGCGLCTISCPKSLIKVGKEINRQGYFYVIWEENGSCTGCAFCAEICPDVAIRVWREKKRAEDREIEA, encoded by the coding sequence ATCGGCAAAATCGAAATCGACAAGGAACGATGTAAAGGCTGCGGCCTCTGCACCATCTCGTGCCCGAAATCGTTGATCAAAGTGGGCAAGGAGATCAACCGTCAGGGATATTTCTACGTCATTTGGGAGGAGAACGGCTCCTGCACGGGCTGCGCCTTCTGTGCGGAGATCTGCCCGGATGTGGCCATTCGCGTCTGGAGGGAGAAGAAAAGGGCAGAAGATCGGGAGATCGAGGCATAG
- a CDS encoding 3-methyl-2-oxobutanoate dehydrogenase subunit VorB, which produces MGKELEKILVRGNEAVAMGAIDAGCRLFFGYPITPQNEIPEYLSKHLPPLGGEFIQAESEIASINMLLGASATGARAMSSSSSPGISLMQEGLSYMAGSELPVVIVNISRSGPGLGGISASQGDYFQATRGGGHGDYRMIVLAPSSVQEMYDLTFLAFDLADKYRNPAMILGDALIGQMKEPLIRHRPKGMDLPPKDWALTGAKGRKPNRIKSLYLQEGELTAHNWKLYQKYERMKREEVRFETALTEDAELILVAFGSMARVSKTAMELAREEGLRVGLFRPITLFPYPEKALFEVSKRVKKFLTVELNTGQMVEDVRLSVDRDAMVYFYGKPPGALPPPEEILGEIKKYY; this is translated from the coding sequence GTGGGCAAAGAATTGGAAAAGATTCTGGTCAGGGGGAACGAGGCGGTGGCCATGGGAGCCATCGATGCGGGGTGTCGCCTCTTCTTCGGGTATCCCATCACCCCACAGAACGAGATCCCGGAATACCTTTCCAAGCACCTCCCCCCCTTAGGAGGGGAATTCATCCAGGCCGAGAGCGAGATCGCCTCGATCAACATGTTGCTTGGCGCCTCGGCGACAGGGGCCCGGGCCATGTCCTCCTCGTCCAGTCCAGGGATCTCCCTGATGCAGGAGGGATTGTCCTATATGGCTGGGAGCGAGCTGCCCGTGGTGATCGTCAACATCTCGCGAAGCGGTCCAGGACTGGGCGGGATCTCCGCCTCCCAGGGCGACTACTTTCAGGCGACCCGGGGCGGGGGCCACGGCGATTACCGGATGATCGTCCTAGCCCCGTCTTCGGTCCAGGAGATGTACGATCTCACGTTTTTGGCCTTTGACCTCGCCGATAAGTATCGAAACCCCGCGATGATCCTCGGCGATGCCCTCATCGGCCAGATGAAAGAGCCCCTGATCCGCCATCGACCGAAGGGGATGGATCTCCCGCCGAAGGATTGGGCCTTAACGGGCGCCAAGGGAAGAAAGCCGAACCGGATCAAATCGCTCTACCTCCAGGAAGGGGAACTCACCGCGCATAACTGGAAGCTCTATCAGAAATACGAAAGGATGAAGCGGGAGGAGGTCCGATTCGAAACGGCCCTGACCGAGGATGCGGAACTCATCCTCGTGGCCTTCGGAAGTATGGCGAGGGTTTCGAAAACGGCAATGGAGCTGGCGAGGGAGGAGGGCCTGAGGGTCGGGCTCTTCCGGCCCATCACGCTCTTCCCCTATCCGGAAAAGGCGCTCTTTGAGGTTTCAAAGCGGGTCAAGAAATTTTTGACCGTCGAGCTCAACACGGGCCAGATGGTAGAGGATGTCAGGCTGTCTGTCGACAGGGATGCTATGGTTTATTTTTACGGGAAGCCCCCTGGGGCGTTACCTCCTCCGGAGGAGATCTTGGGAGAGATAAAAAAATATTACTGA
- a CDS encoding thiamine pyrophosphate-dependent enzyme: MELVFKRPDCLIDVPFHFCPGCHHGIVHRLVAEAIDHFKIRERTIGVASVGCSVFMYDYFDIDVLEAPHGRASAVASGVKRARKEAIVFTIQGDGDLGAIGIAEGIHTANRGENITLIFANNGIYGMTGGQMAPTTLLGQKTTTSPYGRNFTYDGYPIRMAEMMATLEGSAFVARVAVNNPANLMKAKKAIRKAFQMQIDGMGFSFVEVLMSCPTNWGLSSLEANRRVEEQMIPYFPLGILKERKMADYL; encoded by the coding sequence ATGGAACTCGTCTTTAAACGTCCCGATTGTTTGATCGATGTCCCCTTCCATTTCTGTCCGGGATGTCACCACGGTATCGTCCACCGCCTGGTGGCGGAAGCGATCGATCATTTCAAAATCCGGGAGAGGACGATTGGGGTGGCTTCGGTGGGGTGCTCGGTCTTCATGTATGACTATTTCGACATCGACGTTCTCGAAGCGCCCCATGGACGGGCCTCGGCCGTGGCCTCGGGGGTGAAGCGGGCCAGAAAGGAGGCGATCGTCTTCACCATCCAGGGCGACGGGGACCTCGGGGCCATCGGAATCGCCGAAGGGATCCACACGGCCAACAGGGGTGAAAACATCACCCTCATCTTCGCCAACAACGGAATCTACGGGATGACCGGAGGTCAGATGGCGCCCACTACCCTCCTGGGCCAGAAGACGACGACCAGCCCTTACGGAAGGAACTTCACCTACGACGGGTATCCCATCCGGATGGCCGAGATGATGGCCACCCTCGAAGGGAGCGCCTTCGTCGCCCGGGTGGCGGTCAACAACCCGGCCAATCTGATGAAAGCCAAAAAGGCGATCCGGAAGGCCTTCCAGATGCAGATCGATGGGATGGGATTCTCCTTCGTAGAGGTTCTGATGTCCTGCCCCACCAACTGGGGGCTCTCTTCCCTTGAGGCCAACAGACGCGTTGAAGAACAGATGATCCCTTACTTCCCCCTTGGGATCTTGAAAGAGAGGAAGATGGCCGATTACTTATGA
- a CDS encoding 2-oxoacid:acceptor oxidoreductase family protein, producing MDTQPFYYDVIVAGFGGQGVLAIGNLIAYAAMREGRHVTYLPTYGVEMRGGTANCTVVISSREIGSPIVQRPHAVISMNLPSLLKYGLRVLPNGLLMVNSSLVDLKEVTRTDVDLLAVPVNDIANQNGFTKMANMIALGAFLAKTGLVKMSSVFESLEKVFDERYHSLIPANIKAIQIGAEYVKKELPPTG from the coding sequence ATGGACACCCAACCCTTCTATTACGATGTGATTGTGGCGGGGTTCGGCGGCCAGGGAGTCTTGGCGATCGGTAACCTCATCGCTTATGCGGCCATGCGAGAGGGCAGGCACGTCACCTACCTTCCCACCTACGGGGTCGAGATGAGGGGGGGGACGGCGAATTGCACGGTGGTCATCTCCTCCAGGGAGATCGGCTCTCCCATCGTCCAGCGTCCCCATGCGGTCATCTCCATGAACCTGCCCTCCCTTCTCAAATATGGGCTGAGGGTGTTGCCCAATGGATTATTGATGGTTAACTCCTCCCTGGTCGATCTCAAAGAGGTCACCCGCACCGATGTCGATCTGCTGGCCGTTCCGGTCAACGATATCGCCAACCAGAATGGCTTTACGAAGATGGCCAACATGATCGCCCTCGGCGCCTTCCTCGCCAAGACCGGGTTGGTCAAGATGTCATCCGTCTTCGAATCGCTCGAAAAGGTCTTTGACGAACGGTACCATAGTCTCATCCCAGCCAATATCAAGGCGATCCAGATCGGTGCCGAATATGTGAAAAAGGAGCTGCCCCCCACGGGATAG
- a CDS encoding cupin domain-containing protein yields MEEERREPEEVRVGEKIKELRERKGLSLKDLADLTGFSTALLSQMENHLVSPSLGTLIKLASALGVRVGDFWGETKGEPFTIVRKDERKKVSRFASKDGVKYGYSYESLGFDKKDRHMEPFIVTLEPATVPTTKTSVHEGEEFIFVLEGEMEVILGNHTDVLYPGDSIYYDSTIPHRVQCHQNKITKILAVLYTSAT; encoded by the coding sequence ATGGAGGAAGAAAGAAGGGAGCCCGAAGAGGTCCGGGTTGGGGAGAAGATCAAAGAGCTGAGGGAGAGGAAGGGGCTTTCCTTAAAGGATTTGGCCGACCTGACGGGTTTCTCAACGGCCCTCCTTTCCCAGATGGAAAACCACCTGGTCTCACCCTCCCTCGGAACCCTCATCAAACTGGCCTCGGCCCTGGGGGTCAGAGTCGGGGACTTCTGGGGGGAGACGAAGGGGGAACCCTTCACGATCGTGAGAAAGGACGAGCGCAAAAAGGTCTCCCGCTTCGCCTCCAAGGACGGGGTCAAGTATGGCTATTCCTATGAATCCCTCGGATTTGACAAGAAAGACCGGCACATGGAGCCCTTCATCGTGACCCTCGAACCCGCAACCGTGCCCACGACCAAGACCTCGGTCCATGAGGGGGAGGAATTCATCTTCGTCCTCGAAGGGGAGATGGAGGTCATCCTTGGAAATCACACGGACGTTCTCTACCCCGGAGATTCGATCTATTATGACTCTACGATCCCCCACAGGGTTCAGTGTCACCAGAACAAGATCACCAAGATTTTAGCCGTGCTCTATACTTCGGCCACTTAG
- a CDS encoding ABC transporter substrate-binding protein, protein MNRCFTPIFLLFLLVLAVGPGLASSQDPLKVGAMIPFAGRWGDSGREFARGLLDASKWINQKGGIYGKKLEILLIDDSSHPAEFLAAFRKLNEADRVSMLYLYSPETGWALLPHLHYHRLPTLTSSFPLQLADSTKIAYLFSTLPTPLDLAKIAMKFISDRSDLKMRRPKVTFVMFSDPTVQYFLDGAKAYAKGLGLEIGPDLFVPDLPSLRSSALYPPLLTFQPDFAYLHMTPKEAFLFLQEVKRSELKTRWICSMRAFDETLSPIDGILGVQPIAPFGEEVPGMAEIKEAHQKWHPYDTHTLAYVEGWATAKVMAEGLGRSLQGQGLQREKVRLALEGFQNVVFGGLIPPITYTARDHRPSVESRIFIVREEKLLRHSGFLSVGR, encoded by the coding sequence ATGAATCGATGCTTCACCCCGATCTTCCTTCTCTTCCTCTTGGTCTTGGCCGTGGGGCCGGGGCTGGCCTCCTCTCAGGACCCCCTCAAGGTGGGGGCGATGATCCCCTTTGCGGGCCGTTGGGGCGATTCTGGAAGAGAGTTCGCCAGGGGGCTTCTCGATGCCAGCAAGTGGATCAACCAGAAAGGGGGCATCTACGGGAAAAAACTGGAAATCCTCTTGATCGACGACTCCTCCCACCCGGCCGAGTTCCTCGCCGCCTTTCGAAAATTGAACGAGGCCGATCGGGTTTCGATGCTCTACCTGTATTCCCCTGAGACGGGATGGGCCCTTCTTCCCCACCTCCATTACCACCGGCTTCCCACGCTGACGAGCTCCTTCCCGCTCCAACTCGCCGATTCCACGAAGATCGCCTACCTCTTTTCGACCTTGCCCACCCCCCTTGACCTCGCCAAGATCGCTATGAAATTCATCTCGGACCGATCCGACCTCAAAATGAGGAGGCCAAAGGTCACCTTCGTGATGTTCTCCGATCCGACCGTCCAATACTTCCTCGATGGGGCCAAGGCCTATGCGAAGGGACTGGGCCTGGAGATCGGCCCGGATCTCTTCGTTCCGGACCTCCCCTCTCTGAGATCTTCGGCCCTCTATCCTCCGCTTCTCACCTTTCAACCGGACTTTGCCTACCTCCACATGACCCCCAAGGAGGCCTTCCTCTTTCTTCAGGAGGTCAAGAGATCCGAGCTGAAAACGCGTTGGATCTGCAGCATGAGGGCCTTCGATGAAACGCTCTCCCCGATCGACGGAATCCTGGGCGTCCAGCCCATCGCCCCTTTTGGAGAAGAGGTCCCCGGGATGGCCGAGATCAAAGAGGCCCATCAGAAATGGCATCCCTACGACACCCATACCCTTGCCTATGTGGAGGGTTGGGCGACCGCAAAAGTCATGGCCGAAGGGCTCGGCCGATCCCTCCAGGGACAAGGGCTTCAGAGGGAGAAGGTGAGGCTCGCCTTGGAGGGATTTCAGAACGTCGTCTTCGGCGGCCTCATTCCTCCCATCACCTATACGGCCAGGGACCATCGGCCCAGTGTGGAATCCCGGATCTTCATCGTCAGGGAGGAAAAGCTCCTCCGACATTCGGGCTTTCTTTCGGTCGGAAGGTAG
- a CDS encoding PAS domain S-box protein: MNLHEILSKYRNRMVEEWVHRLHTEVSDRYRGRPLDELFYTVSMANEANFAVLIHSDFSKINQHIQFITNLRLEGGFSLSEVQNAYELYRTVLLPILPNELDGKDLHHALKRLNETLFYTITKFSNYFQALHEKHLREYAKNLEGEVENRTRQLAESESKYRVLVEEINDGYFVNQKGRIVFANPAFCDLHGYTYEEMLGKPYEELIAPESLPFVRRLYEDRMAGVDTKDLYIYFRRHKNGSLFPTENKVKRILFQGEVAIAGICRDITERIEAEKRMRESERLAHIGQLTTSLAHEIRNPLSSVKMNSQIILKNMAFDGNDKRRMEIIVHEISRLERILDEMLDFARPIKLKLEPVRLPSILESSLEIMEAKIKEKGLLVQKRWDEDLPPLPLDPEKMVQALFNVLLNAVEAVPEGGWIEVVAHPTEPEGSFVQIEVNDNGPGICPEDLPFIFDPFFSKKKKGTGLGLWNVKKIMEAHGGSAVVVPRSPHGTSVRLHLPVLPARRQP; this comes from the coding sequence GTGAATCTCCACGAAATCCTGAGTAAATATCGAAACCGGATGGTGGAGGAATGGGTCCATCGCCTCCACACGGAGGTGAGCGACCGCTATCGGGGCCGACCCCTCGATGAGCTCTTCTATACCGTCTCCATGGCCAACGAGGCAAACTTCGCCGTCCTCATCCACAGTGACTTTTCAAAAATCAATCAACACATCCAGTTTATCACCAACCTGAGGTTGGAGGGAGGGTTCTCTCTCTCTGAGGTCCAGAACGCCTACGAGCTCTACCGCACCGTCCTCCTCCCGATCCTCCCCAATGAATTGGATGGGAAAGACCTCCATCATGCCCTCAAACGGTTGAACGAGACGCTCTTCTACACCATCACCAAGTTCAGCAACTACTTCCAGGCGCTCCACGAAAAACACCTCCGGGAGTATGCCAAGAACCTGGAGGGAGAGGTGGAGAATCGGACAAGGCAGCTGGCCGAGTCCGAATCGAAATACCGGGTCCTCGTGGAAGAGATCAATGACGGATATTTTGTCAATCAGAAGGGTCGGATCGTCTTTGCCAACCCCGCCTTCTGCGATCTCCATGGCTATACCTATGAGGAGATGTTAGGGAAACCCTACGAGGAACTCATCGCCCCCGAATCGCTCCCCTTCGTCCGGAGGCTTTACGAAGACCGGATGGCCGGGGTCGATACGAAGGATCTTTATATCTATTTTCGTCGCCACAAAAATGGCAGCCTCTTCCCCACGGAAAACAAGGTGAAACGGATCCTCTTTCAGGGGGAGGTGGCCATCGCAGGGATCTGCCGGGATATCACCGAGAGGATCGAGGCGGAAAAACGGATGCGGGAGTCGGAACGGCTCGCCCACATCGGCCAACTCACCACCTCTCTGGCCCACGAGATCCGCAATCCCCTCTCGTCGGTGAAGATGAACAGCCAGATCATCTTGAAGAACATGGCCTTCGACGGAAACGACAAGAGGCGGATGGAGATCATCGTCCACGAGATCTCGAGGTTGGAGAGGATCCTCGACGAAATGCTCGATTTCGCACGGCCCATCAAGTTGAAACTCGAACCCGTTCGCCTCCCTTCCATCCTGGAAAGCTCCCTCGAAATCATGGAGGCCAAGATCAAGGAGAAGGGGCTTCTCGTCCAAAAACGATGGGATGAGGATCTGCCCCCTCTGCCCTTGGATCCCGAGAAGATGGTTCAGGCCCTCTTCAACGTCCTTTTGAACGCGGTGGAAGCCGTTCCGGAAGGAGGCTGGATCGAGGTCGTGGCCCACCCCACCGAACCAGAGGGGTCCTTCGTCCAGATCGAGGTGAACGACAACGGCCCGGGGATCTGTCCCGAGGACCTCCCCTTCATCTTCGATCCCTTCTTCAGCAAAAAGAAGAAGGGAACCGGTCTCGGCCTGTGGAATGTCAAAAAGATTATGGAGGCTCACGGAGGGTCGGCTGTCGTGGTCCCCCGATCCCCTCATGGGACGAGCGTTCGGCTCCACCTCCCCGTCCTCCCGGCGAGGAGACAGCCATGA